One Anthonomus grandis grandis chromosome 13, icAntGran1.3, whole genome shotgun sequence DNA segment encodes these proteins:
- the LOC126744169 gene encoding uncharacterized protein LOC126744169: MRTKLQKFLFHSRYTCFSEKAARTIERSMNSDIPLFSGITLTRNNEHVSHRQARLLGVDRLTEALKNFLQTHVVSIDLSSAKNLGMARGGGGGGGFGGMGGKMGKQAMMREGKYMQYAFMVLLGIFGLTGPLVMKVLGLMAAKALLAAKAALIIVGSVALKKLFEKDYQEPSIKVHTVTHDDDEHDRLSKIIELTGYGSDSKGSHYSNYPYSGYYNNYYSGKNNNVR, translated from the exons ATGCGgactaaacttcaaaaattcttATTTCATTCCAGATATACCTGCTTTTCCGAAAAGGCCGCCCGCACTATAGAACGATCCATGAACTCCGACATACCATTGTTTTCCGGAATAACGTTGACTCGCAATAACGAACACGTTAGCCACAGACAAGCAAGGTTATTAG gaGTCGATCGTCTAACAGAAGCATTAAAGAACTTCTTACAGACCCATGTGGTGTCCATAGATTTAAGTAGCGCCAAGAATCTTGGCATGGCCCGAGGTGGAGGAGGCGGAGGAGGTTTTGGAGGTATGGGAGGAAAAATGGGCAAACAAGCTATGATGAGGGAAGGAAAATATATGCAGTACGCTTTTATGGTACTATTAG GTATCTTCGGTTTAACTGGACCCTTGGTAATGAAAGTTCTTGGATTGATGGCTGCCAAAGCTCTTCTCGCAGCCAAAGCTGCTCTAATCATAGTTGGATCAGTAGCTTTAAAGAAGCTATTTGAAAAAGACTATCAAGAGCCCTCAATTAAAGTCCATACAGTCACTCACGATGATGATGAACATGACAGATTGAGCAAGATTATTGAACTTACCGGATACGGTTCCGATAGTAAGGGATCGCATTATTCTAATTACCCTTATAGcggttattataataattactatagtggaaaaaataataatgttagaTAA